The DNA sequence taccgtattggctgcgcacaaaagaacagtgcgtcgcacatagcttatccactttacaagtgcaggcgcctaacaaagtgcttaacatgtaggcacgcaaccttttagaattggaaatttaactcaatttaaccgtatgcgttgcacaaaagaacagtgcatggCACTAAAGAAACATTGAAGAACTGCAAATGTTCGTGTGACTCTATAGCCCTACATTCATAACAATCACGTAGGCTACCTTTAGCCTATTTATCACCAAAGTAATGGTTGAAACGTAGGAGAAGAAGGTGCTCAAAACGACcactatgttcttcttgtccttttcgctctgtaactcaaaataatgagcgtacctccaggaatctaaggctatcttctcgtccatcttgccgcggtgacacacgtagcttacacacacaggtgcgcgcgcacacacacacacacacacacacacacacacacacacacacacacacacacacacacacacacacacacacacacacacacacacacacacacacacacacacagagcgagagagagagatgccgggactttactttccttatcgagggaaaatcttaaagtaacggagtaacgagtggttattttggaaattaacgagttactgattactgaattcgcaaaactaacgcgttaggttactcgttactgaaaaaaacgaataagagtactctaacgcgttagttctaacgcgttacccccaacactgtcTATGGCTCACCTGTTGGACCACTTTCGCTGGTCTCCATCCCTTGTGTGTGTCATAGGGCTGTACTCTCACACTGTCCCCTCGTTTCAGAATGTCCATGTCATTTGCTGTGCGGCTGTAGTACTTAACTGTCTCTGTCTGTTGTATTCCAGTTCCTGTTCTTTGTGTGTTACCTCTGGCTTCAACAGAGTGTCCTTTTTGGGAAGCAGGGTCCTGGCCCTCCTGCTTAGGATTCTTTGTGCCGGGCATGTGTTGAAACCCTGGCTCGGTGTGTTGCGATGATCCAGCATGGCCAAGTACAGATCCTGTCTCGCTGCTGCAGCCTTCAGCATCAGGCACTTGGCTGTCCTCACCGCTGACTCCGCCTTTCCATTGCTCTGCCGGTATCCCCGCGACGATGTCTTGTGTTCAAAGCCCCACTTCTGCCTGAAGTGCTGAAACTCTTGTGATGCAAACTGGGGTCCGTTATCCGAGATTACAATGTCAGGAATCCCCTGTCGGGTAAAGCGGGCCTTGAGTTCTTTGATCACTGTGTTGCTCTTAGTGTTAACagtagataataataacaataataatctaCTGTTATCAGATAGTCTTTATTTTGAAAGGAGAAAGGGTCTGTTCCTACCTTGGCCCAGGGTCTGCTGGCCCTGTTATGTGGGTGTAGTGTCTCTCTTTGTTGCTTTGGGTCCACTGACTTACATATGTCACATTTGGAGATGAAGGTCTTGATCTCCTCGTTCATTCCCAGCCAGTATACAAACTCCCTCGCTCGCCTCCGACATCCTTCTACTCCCAGGTGAGAGGAGTGGATCCGGTGAGTGATGTCCACCCTGAGTGCGTCAGGTATCAAGGCTCTGTCTCCTCGGAACACTATGCCGTCCTGGAAACTCAGTTCATCTTGGAAAGTGTGGTAGTGCCTGATGTCACTTGGTAAGTTATTTTCTCTTGGGCCACCCTGACAGTATTCTGTTTGCCCCACTCTGTAACTTTGTGTAATCTTTTGTTGCAGCCCCAATGGCCCTCAACCTCTCTGCTGCAATGGATAGGTAGCTGACTACGTTCACagtctctatatctctctcactctctcccttagTGCTCTATGGTAAGTATGCTCTACTCAGCGTGTCAGCAAGTAGCATATCCCTGCCTGGAACATAGGTCACACGAATATCATACTGCTGCAGCCTGAGTAGCCTTCTCTGCAGTCTTTTAGGTGCACTGAGTAATGGCTTGCTGTGTATATTCTCTAGAGGCTTGTGGTCGCTTTGTACTGTGACCTCTCTACCATAAGTATACTGATGGAACCTTTAAATTCCAAACACTATGGCCAAACACTCTTTCTCTATTTGGGCATAGCCCTTTTCAGTTGGTGTGAGTGCACTACTACCAAATGCTACCGGTTTACCTTTCTGTGTCAGGGCGGCCCCCAGTCCCATGTCTGATGCATCACACTGAAGTGTCCATCCTATTCCTTGTTGTAGTACTGTAGGACTGGTGCTATAGCGATTTTGTCTTTCAGTCATTGAAACGCCCCTTCCTTGATGTTCGTCCATTCCCACATGTTCTCCTTGCTTGTGAGTTGTCTCAGAATCT is a window from the Gadus chalcogrammus isolate NIFS_2021 chromosome 8, NIFS_Gcha_1.0, whole genome shotgun sequence genome containing:
- the LOC130388154 gene encoding uncharacterized protein K02A2.6-like, with amino-acid sequence MNEEIKTFISKCDICKSVDPKQQRETLHPHNRASRPWAKGIPDIVISDNGPQFASQEFQHFRQKWGFEHKTSSRGYRQSNGKAESAVRTAKCLMLKAAAARQDLYLAMLDHRNTPSQGFNTCPAQRILSRRARTLLPKKDTLLKPEVTHKEQELEYNRQRQLSTTAAQQMTWTF